From [Clostridium] symbiosum, a single genomic window includes:
- a CDS encoding aldehyde dehydrogenase family protein — translation MKMILNGKDLDSSSGAQLEIKNPYDGSVIDTVPIATEEEVDQAVSGAVSAQKEWNKIPVFERSEVIKKFITLVDENKEKLAQSLSREMGKPINEARGEIQCARDTFLSFSEKARHVYGQIIPAGCEPGTDKTVLLTVREPLGVIACIIPFNFPCWSFSVKVAPAIIAGNAAIVKPSSDAPLTILMLGGLMREAGLPSGVLQIITGGGSSVGARLCRNKDVHGITLTGSTSVGIETARAGAEHLAHVTLELGGNDAFIVLEDADLELAAEQVIGGRMSNNGQVCCSPKRYLVQENVKDEFINKVSEKIEKLRRGDPREEDSQISCLVSIKAAKEVENQVNLTVGQGAKIIRGGKREDAYYEPTILTDVTREMDVANDMEIFGPVVPVISVKDLDEAIEIANQSVYGLGGCIFTRDMGKAVKAARELQAGGIIINGSSYFSTIEMAFGGYKYSGIGREGVSVSYDDVTQVKTIVLKNIL, via the coding sequence ATGAAAATGATTTTAAATGGAAAAGATCTGGATTCGTCATCGGGAGCGCAACTTGAAATCAAAAATCCTTATGATGGAAGTGTAATTGATACCGTGCCGATCGCTACGGAGGAAGAGGTAGATCAAGCAGTGTCGGGAGCGGTTTCTGCTCAGAAGGAGTGGAATAAAATTCCGGTCTTTGAGCGCAGTGAGGTTATAAAAAAATTTATTACTTTGGTAGATGAGAATAAAGAAAAATTGGCACAATCACTGAGTAGAGAAATGGGAAAGCCTATTAATGAAGCAAGAGGTGAAATTCAATGTGCGAGAGATACATTTTTATCCTTTTCTGAAAAAGCGCGTCATGTTTATGGACAGATAATTCCTGCCGGTTGTGAGCCTGGAACGGATAAAACAGTTTTGTTGACTGTACGGGAGCCTTTAGGTGTTATTGCATGTATTATACCATTTAATTTTCCATGTTGGTCATTTTCAGTAAAGGTGGCACCAGCAATTATTGCCGGAAATGCTGCTATTGTTAAGCCATCTTCGGATGCTCCGTTAACAATACTAATGCTGGGTGGATTAATGAGGGAGGCAGGCTTGCCCTCAGGTGTTCTCCAGATAATAACAGGTGGAGGTTCTTCAGTAGGAGCAAGATTGTGTAGAAATAAAGATGTGCATGGGATTACGCTGACAGGTTCTACATCTGTTGGAATAGAAACTGCGAGAGCAGGAGCGGAACATCTGGCTCATGTGACACTTGAATTAGGTGGAAATGATGCATTTATCGTCTTAGAAGATGCGGATCTTGAACTGGCGGCAGAGCAGGTAATTGGGGGGCGGATGTCTAATAATGGTCAGGTCTGCTGTTCCCCAAAGAGATATCTGGTCCAGGAAAATGTTAAGGACGAATTTATAAATAAAGTTTCTGAAAAGATTGAGAAATTGAGAAGAGGAGACCCAAGAGAAGAGGACTCCCAAATTTCCTGTTTAGTCAGCATCAAAGCAGCTAAAGAAGTAGAAAATCAGGTAAATCTCACTGTCGGTCAAGGGGCTAAAATTATCAGAGGTGGGAAGAGAGAAGATGCCTACTATGAACCTACAATTTTGACAGATGTAACGAGAGAGATGGATGTTGCAAATGATATGGAAATTTTCGGTCCGGTTGTGCCGGTTATTAGTGTAAAGGATTTGGATGAGGCAATTGAGATTGCAAATCAGTCAGTATATGGATTGGGGGGATGCATTTTTACAAGAGATATGGGAAAAGCGGTTAAAGCTGCCAGAGAACTTCAAGCTGGCGGGATTATAATTAATGGTTCCAGCTATTTTAGTACAATTGAAATGGCATTTGGCGGATATAAGTATTCCGGAATAGGCAGAGAAGGTGTCAGCGTGAGCTACGATGATGTTACGCAGGTAAAAACTATTGTTTTAAAAAATATATTATAA
- a CDS encoding acetyl-CoA hydrolase/transferase C-terminal domain-containing protein: MSEFWKEIYKQKLITAAQAAGMLRNGDRVCSITREPKTILCEIGKRKELKDITYFCSQTNFLGELEDLGKDIHIYLSFMDGVNREYVYAGEAEFIPSNFSGYEKLAMKELRCRVALPCVSSPNKDGFVSMGNAADIMPRILDSTDLVIAEINNKLPFVYGENIKHISEFDFIVEGEGYPLNISQIDNAEEYREIYRAIGGYLSELIEDGATLEVGLGRLNSSSMMYMETKRDLGVHTEIYGDLLMELTQKGMVTNAKKTVCPGTSVCTQVVGTKELFDYVNENLEIRMDSCQFVLNPGTIAQNSKMTAINNAIQIDLLGQANAEYLKGRQYSGLGGIADFAMGATLCQDGKSIVVIESTTHNGEISKIIPGFAQGTPISLPRTITEYVVTEYGVARLAGRTVQEKAKELIRVSHPKFREELEFSGRKLGILG; the protein is encoded by the coding sequence ATGAGCGAATTTTGGAAGGAAATTTATAAACAGAAATTAATTACTGCGGCTCAAGCGGCCGGAATGCTTAGAAATGGAGACAGAGTTTGTTCTATAACACGGGAACCCAAAACAATATTATGTGAAATAGGCAAACGTAAAGAATTAAAGGATATTACTTATTTTTGTTCCCAGACTAATTTCCTTGGAGAATTAGAGGATTTAGGAAAAGATATTCACATTTATCTGAGCTTTATGGATGGTGTAAATCGGGAATATGTTTACGCTGGTGAGGCAGAATTCATCCCTTCTAATTTTTCAGGATATGAAAAATTAGCAATGAAGGAGCTTAGGTGCAGAGTGGCATTACCATGTGTATCTAGTCCTAACAAAGACGGTTTTGTATCAATGGGCAACGCTGCGGATATTATGCCACGTATTTTGGACAGCACAGACTTGGTTATTGCAGAAATTAACAATAAATTGCCATTTGTTTATGGAGAAAATATAAAGCATATTTCGGAATTTGATTTTATCGTCGAGGGCGAAGGATATCCTTTGAATATTAGTCAAATCGATAATGCTGAAGAGTACAGAGAAATTTATCGGGCTATAGGCGGCTACTTATCAGAATTAATTGAAGATGGGGCGACTTTGGAAGTAGGGCTTGGAAGGCTTAATTCTTCATCTATGATGTATATGGAAACAAAAAGGGATTTAGGAGTCCACACGGAAATATATGGGGATCTCTTAATGGAATTGACACAGAAAGGGATGGTTACAAACGCTAAAAAAACGGTATGTCCTGGTACGTCGGTTTGTACTCAAGTAGTTGGAACAAAGGAACTTTTTGATTACGTTAATGAAAACCTAGAAATTAGGATGGATAGCTGCCAATTCGTTTTGAATCCGGGAACCATTGCTCAGAATTCAAAAATGACTGCGATTAATAACGCAATACAGATAGATCTTTTGGGGCAGGCTAATGCTGAATATTTGAAAGGAAGGCAATATTCGGGACTAGGAGGAATTGCTGATTTTGCAATGGGGGCTACTCTTTGCCAGGATGGAAAATCAATAGTGGTAATAGAATCAACAACCCATAATGGGGAAATTTCGAAGATAATACCTGGTTTTGCCCAGGGTACGCCAATTTCATTGCCAAGGACAATAACAGAATATGTTGTAACAGAATACGGGGTAGCTAGGCTGGCAGGACGGACTGTGCAAGAGAAAGCAAAAGAGTTAATACGTGTGTCTCATCCTAAATTTAGAGAGGAACTGGAATTTTCTGGAAGAAAATTGGGGATTCTGGGATAA
- a CDS encoding enoyl-CoA hydratase-related protein — MEQNSVLLYERKEKIGFLIINRPKARNAFNQELVEKLGRFIRMADQDPDTNVIVISAVGDKAFSAGFDIKESIGEPIVEVTPRRENTKFELETWREVWKCKKPVIASVQGFCIGGGLHLAFMSDLIIASEDAVFGEPEVAFSYVPDILIEPWKLPMNKVRQLLYLGEYLTAEELRECGVVNKVVAREKLGEETERMAKKIADMPADTMAMLKYQVNKTYEIQGMNNAMDFAAEIFNLCRINQAQTQKEFNDIVTSQGLKAALDWKTADKNHTAG, encoded by the coding sequence ATGGAACAGAACAGTGTACTCTTATATGAAAGAAAGGAGAAAATAGGATTTTTAATCATTAACAGGCCGAAAGCAAGAAATGCTTTTAATCAGGAACTTGTAGAAAAACTGGGACGTTTTATTAGGATGGCAGATCAGGATCCTGATACAAATGTAATTGTTATTTCGGCCGTAGGAGATAAGGCATTTAGTGCGGGATTTGATATTAAAGAAAGTATTGGAGAACCAATTGTCGAAGTGACTCCGAGAAGGGAGAATACTAAATTTGAACTGGAAACATGGAGAGAGGTCTGGAAATGTAAAAAACCAGTAATAGCTTCTGTGCAGGGGTTTTGTATTGGTGGCGGATTGCATCTGGCGTTTATGAGTGATTTAATTATCGCATCTGAGGATGCTGTATTTGGTGAACCGGAAGTAGCTTTTTCCTATGTCCCGGATATTTTAATAGAACCATGGAAATTGCCGATGAATAAAGTGAGACAATTGTTGTACTTGGGAGAATATCTTACCGCGGAGGAACTTAGGGAGTGCGGAGTTGTTAATAAAGTTGTTGCTCGTGAAAAGTTGGGAGAAGAGACAGAAAGGATGGCAAAGAAAATAGCAGATATGCCTGCGGACACAATGGCGATGCTGAAATATCAGGTAAATAAAACATATGAAATTCAGGGGATGAATAACGCTATGGATTTTGCCGCAGAAATATTCAATTTGTGCCGTATTAATCAGGCTCAGACGCAAAAAGAATTTAATGACATAGTCACCTCACAAGGATTAAAAGCGGCATTGGACTGGAAAACAGCAGATAAGAATCATACCGCCGGATAG
- a CDS encoding LysR family transcriptional regulator gives MNIRQLEYFIKVYESGSFLGAAESLFISQQALSQALATLEKELNAPLFYREHKGVIPTPLGKELYISCQPALHEMNKLEKHILKFIRENYGHLKIGLAAGCRYFNSKTVWKNFLIYYPNVSFDVEEYTYKKCIELFDKREIDILICSDYSPGKNYYQAELKTLRRVLILPRGHKLCQKESVGIEALKEETFVLSINDLAYEHFIDYCDKNNCLPKEILRVSDTLYMFEACNRDRCAGITIDGYFTDIFLSQFPDLQTLPLSGNLFPYTITLMAQKNHPNLALIMSLASYLKEYLRDKS, from the coding sequence ATGAATATCCGTCAATTGGAGTACTTTATAAAAGTTTATGAATCCGGAAGTTTTCTAGGGGCCGCTGAATCTTTATTTATATCACAGCAGGCGTTAAGTCAGGCACTCGCCACCTTAGAAAAGGAATTAAACGCACCTCTTTTCTATAGAGAACATAAAGGTGTAATCCCTACCCCGTTAGGAAAAGAATTATATATCTCCTGTCAGCCTGCACTTCACGAAATGAACAAGCTTGAAAAACACATTCTGAAATTCATTCGTGAAAATTATGGGCACTTAAAAATAGGACTTGCTGCCGGTTGTCGATATTTTAACTCTAAAACAGTATGGAAAAATTTTTTAATATATTATCCCAATGTTTCTTTTGATGTAGAAGAATATACTTATAAAAAGTGTATTGAACTTTTTGATAAAAGAGAAATCGATATATTGATTTGTTCCGATTATTCGCCCGGCAAAAATTATTATCAAGCAGAGCTCAAAACATTAAGACGTGTCCTTATCCTTCCCAGAGGGCATAAGCTTTGTCAAAAAGAAAGTGTCGGAATTGAAGCACTAAAGGAGGAAACCTTTGTGTTATCTATAAACGATCTGGCATATGAACATTTCATTGATTATTGTGATAAAAACAACTGTCTTCCCAAAGAAATTCTGCGTGTTAGTGACACTCTTTATATGTTTGAGGCATGTAACCGTGACCGCTGTGCAGGTATTACAATAGATGGATATTTCACAGATATTTTTTTATCACAATTTCCTGATTTACAGACACTTCCATTGTCTGGTAACCTTTTTCCCTACACCATCACCCTAATGGCGCAGAAGAACCACCCGAACCTGGCGCTGATTATGTCTC